The following is a genomic window from Bacillus sp. V2I10.
AACAACGATATTTAGAAAATTATTCCCTAAGGCTTTAGTTATTGATTTAATGCCTGGACTATTTATGCGTCCACCTTTTCCAAGAACAATCTCAATTGATCCTTTAGGATTATATAAGGATAGTGTATTTAATGATCCATCATTGAGTGAAATAAAGGCGAAAGATACGGAACTTGATGCCTATTATAAAATTCGTAATGAATACGAAGCATTCTTTGAAGGTGTTTCTGTTAAGGACCTGATCCTATCAAAATTAAATGGGTCGGAAAAATACAAGAAGTTTACATTAGTGCCTTTACAAATATCTCAGTATTTTGGTTTCTATGAGAATTGTCATTATCAATCGCAATTTGATTTCTTAATCGATGTTTTAAGAAAAACACCGGAAGATACTGGTGTAATTGTTACTCAATATATTAGCGGGTTTGTCACGGAAAAGGCAATTAATGATAAAAATATTGATTATTTGAGTCAAACCTTTCCAAATTTCCTTTATTCGAAAGAGTTTGAATCAATTGATAATATTTCGCAGTTTATTGCTCCTTGGGCAGATAATACTTGTTCAATTTCTAGTACGATTGGTCTTCAAGCGAAATTTTTTAATCGAAAACTCATTTCTCCATCTCGCTCCCATTTAGGCTATTTTGCAGACCAAAATAATTTAGATAGTGAAGAAAATAGATTTACTAACAATGATCATATCATTGCTGTTATGTTAAGTAGACAGACTCTTCTAGAATCAAGATTATTGGAAGACTCTGAATATCTAACATCTCTTCTTATAGAAATGAAGGAAAATAAGGATAAAGGCAATACAGGGTTACAATTATTACCGAACAAGCAATTTATCAAAAATGTTAAAGAAAATCCAATTCACTATCAAGCAGCTTCATCAACTAGTGCAGCGGTGCGTCAATTGCAAAAGCTTGGTTTATCTGGAATTAATCCTGAAAATAATCACTTAAAGGTTTTAGTAGATAAAATCAAACATGCAAAAATGGTTTCCTTTGATGTTTTCGATACGTTGTTATGTAGAGCGGTATTTAAACCAGAGGATGTATTCTTAATGATGCAAAGAGAATTGGCATCTGATCAACCACCTTTTGATCTTCCAGAGCATTTTGTACATTCTTTTGCGCAGCTAAGATCAGGCGTAGAAAGGCAGCTGCGACGTCAACGAGATTCAGAATTAGCATTAGGTTTAGAGGATGCTGTAGAAGAACTTACAATTAAAGAAGTTTACTCATTTATGTTAGAAAGATTTAATGGTAATTTAAGTCTTGTTGACAAATTAATTGCTTTTGAACAAGAAATTGAATGGAAAGTCCTAAGAGAAAGACCAATTGGTCAATTTCTCTTTAATCAAGCAATTAAACTCGGGAAACAAGTGATCATAGTATCTGACTTTATCCATGATGAGGCCTTTGTAGCACAAGCCTTGAAAAATGCAGGATATACAGAATATAGTACACTTTATGTATCATCGAAATATGGCAAGAAGAAGCATTCAGGTGAGCTCTTTAAACATATTGCTGAAGAAGATCAGTTAGATCCAACTACAATTATTCACATTGGTGATAATGCGATTGGTGATTTAACTCGTGCCCATGAAAGTGGTTGGAACTCGATCCGAATTTCTTCTGCCCGTGAAAGAGCATTAGAAATTGTTAGAGAACGAAATTTATCACCAGCTATTATAGATAAAAGTTTTGTCTTAAGAACGGCACTTTTATTGTTTTCTGAAGAGTTTTATCATACCAAAACATTCGAAAATGATAAGGAATCGGCAAAAGAGAAGGCTCGTAGTTTTGTTGAAAACGGAAGTGAATTTGGCTTTTTAGTTTTAGGACCAATGCTTTACTCATTTTCTGAGTGGATCATTAATGAAGCTAAGAAAAAGAATTGTGAGTCCATCTTATTTTTTGCAAGAGATTGCTATTTACCATTTAAGATTGTTGAAAAAATTCTCAAAGCACGTGAAGAGAAAAATATTAGTATCAATTATTTAGCTACTTCTCGTAGAGGATTAATGGGCTTAAATATTTATACTCCTGAGGATTATTTAAAAGTTAATTTCAGTGATTTCAATAGAAATAAACCACTTGAGGATCTTTTTGCCAACCGTTTTGGTTTGGATCCAGATTCAATAAGTGAAAGCACAATTTCTCGTTGGAATGTAAATGATTTAAGTTTAAATGTAGGGAAAGTTTCTCCTGCAGCTATTTACGGAATTGTTTATGATCATGTTAAAGAGAATTGGAACGAAGTATACGATAAGCTTACTCAAAAAAGAAATGCGTATAAAACCTACTTATCTGAACAAGGCGTCGATGTTAGTAAGAAAACATTAGCAATTGATTTCGGTTATAAGGGTTCAACTCATCGTATGTTAAGAAGTTTATTTGAACAGGATTTACATGCTGGATTCTTTATGACCTATGCTGATGACTTTGGTCGTGATCCGATTGAAAATGGGGCTAGCTACTATTTAAGCAATCTTAACCCGGTTATTAAGTCAGGAATTGTACTGAGCCACAATTTGATACTAGAAACTCTTGTTAACGAACCAACTGGAAGCTTATATGAGGTCATTGAAGTAGATGGACAAATTAAAGTTGTTAAAGAAGAGCTAGGGTCTGTTGAACATCTTGCTAAAGTAAATAGTATTCATACAGGAGTACTAAAATTTACAGACAGCTGGCTTGAAAACTTCAAGCATTTCCCAGGTATTGCAACTGTAGAGTTAAATTCAGCAGATTACTTATTAACGAATATTTTACGTAAACCGACAAAAACAGAAGCAGAGATTTTAAGAGGCATGATCTTTGATAATGCGTTTGCTGGACATGCTAATCGATATATTTTAGCTCCACATAAAGGCTATAAAGAGTCTCAAAGTATTTGGAAGGAAGGACATAAGGCACTTTATACAAATACTGAAGAAGCTAAAAAAAATGTCCCAGCTAAGAATGAAAAAGTTCAGCCCAAAAAGCCGAATGAACAGGTTGTTGCCCAAAGTAAACCAGTTACTCAAAGTAAACCAGTTACTCAAAGTAAACCGCCTGTTCAAAAACCAGTTGTGAAAGAGAATGCGAGTGAAAAGAAAACAGTACAAAAGCCAAATAACAATAATAATAAAAGTACTGAAAAAAAGAATATTGGTAACAAGCAAAGATTTGGCACTGTCAAACTCCAAAACAATAAAATCATTGTTGATGGACAAAGCTACTCAAAAAATATAGATCAACTCAGAGTTTTACACAGGGAGGCTTTTGTAGAAGCTGTTGCATTATTAGCAAAGCTTTCACCATCAGAGGGAGCAAAAAAACAATATGCCGAAATGATCTCCAATCACTCTAAAAAGTATGTTGCGGCTAGACTGCTAAAAGAATATGGTGGAATTTCAAAAGCTAAACTGCCAAGAAAAGGAAAGTTAAAAGCGTATAAGAGTTTAATTTTCAAAAAATAACAACCTTTCACTCGTTCATAAATGGAAACTAAACTCCAGTGTTCAAAAAGACACTGGAGTTTTTTTTGAAAAAAGTGATTTCAATAATGTGGATATATGATATAAACTAGTAACACTGTTGTGGGTAACATGGAGTAAGGAGGTTTATTTATTGAAAAGAAGGAACTTTTTAATAAGCTTTTTAATAGGAATCGTTGCATTCCTATTTGGCTATACAATCAAAAACGAAGGAGAAAATTTGGTTTGGGAACGTATTAGTTTAAAAAAATTAATGGACGATGAAGAGAAACCAGAGAAATCAGTTAATCAAGAAATTGAGCATTTAAAGTCTTTTGCGGTCAACGTATTAGATCATGGTGCTGTCGGTGATGGTAAAAGTGACGATACGTTAGCAATAAGGGCAGCATGGTCATTTGCATTAACTACGAGAAGAAAATTATACATTCCGGGTAATGATTATCGTATTACTGACACATTGACAAATGAACCAATTAGTATCGTTGGAGCAGGAGTAGGTTTTACTCGATTAATTTTTGACAATATGAAAGGGAAAGATGGGATTGTTTTTACTTCTCCAAGTCATGTTGGAACAATGGGTGAGGTCGCCAACTTAAGTATAATTGTTAAGGGTGAACATGGTCGATTTGCTATAAAAACTGCTGATGATTCTGCTAATTATACTAAATATAGAACGAAGTATTCATTTCATGACCTAGAATTTAGAGGAGGTAAAATTCAAGATGTTCCTTCTGGTTTTGTTTATGACTATGGTTGGGAATGTTATCTAGAGATAGGAGATAGTTGGGGAGTTTATATTGATAGAATTGATGTAATAGGGACATATAATATTGGTGAAGATCCTTCCTCACAACCAAACCAAACCTTTTTAAAATTAGATGCTAAAAGTAATATTTTAACGGCTAGAATAAATGCTGTAACGACTCATGGAGTAAAAATTGGAATTGAAATAGGAGAAAAATGCTTTTTTATGATTGATCAATGCGACATTGCCCATTCCTATAAAGGTATCATAACTACAGGAGAAGCAATTTATTCAGAAGGCCGTATTACGGATACGTTAGTAAATTCTCAGTATATCGGTATCCATTTAAAAACACGGAGTTGGACTTCTATTAGTAATGTAGCAATAAGTAGACATAAAAAGGGTTATGATCATGGTTTAGATTGGTATGGTATATATATGAATGATGTCAATAAATCATGGCTAACAAATATACGCTCCCAAGCCGATAGTTCCTTTACAAAATTTTCAGGAAAACACTATGGATTTTATTTTAAGAACTGTGATGGAATTGTAGCGAATGGCTTGATCCCAGGAGGAGGATTGGATTACCCTATCTTCAACAATAATACATCAGGAGCTACATTTAATGGGACAAATTTTCAAATAAGTAGAGGCATTGCCGCATTTTCATTTATAAATAATAGTAGATATATCCAGATAGGAACATTTGAAAACCATACAGATGTACCGGATTACTTCGCTGATCATTCGATAAATAAAGCAACGATTGAGGCTTATCAAAAAGTTTCTATTCCATAAAATGAAATGATTAGGGGCTATAATGTTCAGAGAGTATTACTTTTTAAGAACAAAAAGATTTGGGGGAATAGTCATTGGAAACTTTAGTACGTGAAATAGAGCGCGATTATTATAAATTCTTTCCACATAAAGGTTCATCACAACTATTATTAATATTTTCTAGTGTTAATATTGAACCTCGGAAATTTGTTTTTTATAAAAATACAATAGATTTGCCAGTTCATAAACTTTACCTAAACGATTCTAATAACGGTTGGTTTCAATCAGGTGTTGAAGGTCTAGGGGATTCTATAGATAAAACTGTTGATTCGATCTTGAAATTGAAAGAAAAATTAGGTGTAAGTGAAATATTGACTTTAGGTAGCAGTATGGGGGCATATGCTGCTCTTTTATATGGGGCAAAACTTAATGCTCGTGCGTTGTGCTTTGGTGCAGAGGTTGTTTTAGGACTTCCAGGAAGTCGTGCGAATATTTATATGCCAAAAGGATCTCCAATTTATTATAACGACATTAGAAATTTAATAAAGGAGACAAAAATAAAAGTAACGCTTTATGCTGGGGAAGCAGATCAAAATGATATAACTGCAGCAAAACATCTATATGGTTTGCCTAATGTAAATTGCATAACAATCCGTGGAATAGCTCATAAAACACCTCTATTTCTTGAAAAAAAATTTGGGATAAAAGAAGTAATAAATAGATTTATATTGAATGACCCAATAATTAATTTTATGGAACGAGGAAATCTTTGTGAATCAGGAAATGCTGTCGAATTGTTAAAAGAAGCAACGGATACTGTTTCAAATAAACAGTGGCAAGAGGCTAAAAAACAGTTAAGAGAAGTTTTATCGTTATGTCCTTTATCAGATGTAGCGTTGCATAAGTTAGGCATCGTATTATATCAACTAAAGGACTTTGAAGGGGCAGCCAAATGTCAATCAGATGCAGTAGAAATAAGCCCTCATTATGCTAACGCACATCACCAGTTAGGTATTTGTTTAAGAAAATTAGGAAAATATACTGATTCTTATAAAGCGCATAAAAATGCTTATGAAGTTTCACCAGATATGGCAGGAGCATATCATCACGCAGGGCTTTCATTGGAAAAATTAAAAAAGTTCAATGAAGCGGAACATGAGTTCAGAAAGGCTGTAAAGTTGGATAGTAGGAATGTGAATTATACGAAAAAATTAGTTGGGATATTAAGGGAAAATGCTGTAAGACGAATAAAAGAATCAGAAGAATTATTAATGAATCTCATTAACAAATAAATGAGGCTGACTCAAAAGATCGTTAAACAACGACAATTTTGAGTCAGTTTTTTGTTTACGATTTTTTTTGGTTATTTAGGGGTAGTTTTCGGTTGTATAAGAGAGATTTCCCCCTCTTATACAGACAGCCCTTATTGGTTGATTTTGGATATGTAAATCCCATTTTTGATTGTGTGCAACGCAAATAAGCCCCCAATCTGTCGTATTTTTGAGAGGCCTCTTAATAAGGAGCGTTTGAAGTGGCGGTTGTGTTTGATTTGCCCAAAGACGGGTTCCACATCCATTTTTCGTTGTCGATATTTCTTGTCTCCTTCTTCAGTTGACAACCGTTCGCGAACTTCTTTACGATGCTTTTGATAGGTATACTTATTCGCGTTGGCTTCAATTTTTGTCCCATCTAAAAAGTAATCTTCAAGCTTGATCAGTCCTTCTGAACGAAGGAGGTCGACGATGAAAAGTAGGTTTCGTAAATCACTTCTTTCATTCGTTCAGAACGAAATCGGTTAATGGTACGAAAATCAGGGATTTGATTCCCAGAAAGCCACATAAAGTAAATATTTTCACTTAGTTGTTTGGCAATCTGTCTAGAAGAGTAGATTCGATTTGCGTACGCATATAAAATAACTTTTAACATCATGGATGATAAGGAGGGCGGCCTCACCTGGATAGAGCTGGACGAGAATAGTAGGATCCATCTTTTCAACTGCCTACAATTCAGCACAGGTGATGTTCGGGGATTAAAACTTCAATGTCCATTGGAAGAACTAGCTGGTTAGTGGTATAATTAATAAGAAAATCTCCTTTTTGTTTGGTAGTGGGTTGTGGTGACTTCATTATATCTAATTAGGAGATTTTCTTGTTTTTTATGCATAAAAAAAAAGGTGCCCAAAAGTTAGACTTTTGGAACACCCTCATTTTAACAAAAAAATATATTAAAACGATTGTAAATATCTAAATTCATTTTTAATTGAATTAAACCAAATTGTATAACCTTTGTTATTTGGATGCATTCCATCTTTATTTAAAGTTTCTTCTAAACTTAATTGATGTTTGGCAGCTTCTTTTTCATAGGTATCCCAGTAATTTAAAAAAGTATAATTTTTTGATTCTATGAATTTCTCTAATTTAGAAATGTACTGTGAATATGATAAACCATCTTTATTAAGTTTGTTTTCGTATATTGTCACGTTATTAGGTGGCATCGTATATATTTTTGCTTTAGGGAATTGTTTATTTAATCTATTTAAAATGGTCTCAATGTTTTTTTCAGATTCTTTATAGCTCAAATTATTAAAGTCGTTTATAGAACTAATTTCAAAAATAATAACATTAGGTGTTAAATTTTGTGAATTGAAATTTTCTGTAATTTTCAATGAATTAGAAATAATGTTTTGTGTTGTGTAACCATTTACTCCTAGATTGATGAAATTAATATCTGGATTTTCTTTTGAAATAAACGTATAGAGAAGTCCTGGCCAAGATTTTTCAGGTGTACTTGCTCCTACTCCTTTAGTAACACTACTACCAATAAGTAGGATATTAGTGTTATTTTTCTTAACTTGCTCTTCTAACTCGTTTATTTGTTGTTTCTGATTGGATATGTAAAATAATGAAGTAGGAAGAGAAATAATTAAGGCTACCAATGCCACAATTAAACTCAAGGTTAATTTCCTTTGCATGTGTTAATCTCCTTTTTCTGTAATTCTTGATAAATTATATCATATCCTTAGTTCTTATAAAGCAAATATCTATGAATATATATACGTTTTTCCTATAGAATCCCACTAAATAAAATAGATATCGATGTATTAATAGGTGTTTGTAATCGCTAATAGTCTTTGTTTGCAAATGTTCAATAATAAAAAAATTTAACGATTAGACTTCACAAATTTACAATTTAATATTAAAATTCACATAGGTATATTGGTCTATAATAATTATTATAAATATAAATGGAGTTAATTAATAATGGAAAAATCACAAATTGAAAATGAAGGGTTATACTATAAAATTAGTCGATACGAAGGAGCAACCCAATTAGCTATTGTATTTAGTACGGTTGGAGTAAAACCTGGATATTTCACTTTTTTTAAGACGATGGAGAGTTTGCCTGTCCATAAAATTTATCTAACTGACCCTAATAGTGAATGGTTTCAATCAGGAATACTTGGATTAGGCTCAACAATAGAAGAGACAATAGAAAGGATAAAATCAGTACAGGAAGAATTAGGTGTAACTGAAATCATGACGATTGGTAGTAGTATGGGGGCGTTTGGAGCAATCCTCTTTGGTGCATTACTTAACTGTCGTGTATTGGCATTTGGTGCTCGTATTGAATTAGGTATACCAGGCAGTCAAAGTTATACACTTATGAATAAAGGGTTTCAATTTAAATACAAGGACCTGCGCCCGGTGGTAAAAGAAAGTAACTGTCAAATTCTGCTCTATCAAGGAGAAGCAGATAAGAATGATATACTTGCAGCTAAACAACTTTATGGCTACGATAATGTTGAATGTGTTACTATTCGTGGGGTAGCACATGGAACACCAGTTTTTCTTAACAATAAATTTGGTATTACAGAAGTGATTAGAAGGTTTATTAACAAAGACCCTATTCTAGAATTCAAAGAACGAGGTAATCTTTGTGAGTGTGATAATGCTGTAGAACTTCTTTTAGATGCACTAGATGAAATATCGAATAAAAACTGGACTAAAGCTTTCGGTTTATTAAATTCGGTTCAGAAAATGTGTCCAGAATCAGATGTGGTTTACCATAAGTTAGGTATTATTAACTATCAATTTAAAGAATTTGAAGCAGCAGCAAAGAATCAATCTTTGGCAATTCAAATAAGTCCGCATTTTGCAAATGCTCATCATCAATTGGGTATTTGTCAAAGAAAATTAGGACAGTATGAAGAGTCGTATCAATCACACAAAAACGCTTATGAAATTGACCCAAAGTTGCCTAGTGCCCATTATCACGCAGGATTATCTCTGGAAAAATTAAAACGATTTGATGAAGCAGAAAATGAATATCGTGAAGCCATTAACATTAGCCAAAATAATGTAAATTTCAAAAAGAAATTAATTGAAATTTTACATGTAAATGTAACTAGAAAATTAATAGAATCCGAAGAATTGATGTTATCTTTATTACCTAAATAAATTATGAGTTAATGGACAAATCCTTATAAAGTAACTTTATTAGGATTTGTCCTTTTTCTATTTTTACACAGGTGATTTTGGTAACAAATATCTTATTAAGCCTTATTCTTCAATTCTGTTACCTTATATAAAAACCTTCAAACTAATTATCCCATTTCCTAATTCATTAATAATAAATTCAATAAAGATAGGGATGATAATAAATAAATGGAATGATTCCTTAAGGAAAATATAGGAGAAAAATTAGGAGTGTATCAAATGACAAAATAAGTTGTTTTAATCGAAAACATAACATCCGGAGACAATCATCCTTTTGTCCTTTTCGCTGGACCATGTGCAATGGAGAGTGAAGACATACTAAGGAAAACGGCTGAAGGTATTAAAGAAATTACATCTAATCTGAATATCCTCCTCTAGAAGAAATCATTTCAAGTGCATGGGCATGGCATCAAAAAGAAATTTAATAATACGTTTTAAAAAGACCGATTCCAATAGGAATCGGCTGTTTTTAGTTTGAAGCCGTACTAGGCTCAAGCTCCAAATGCTCTTTTAATTGATTGGAAAGGCCCGTTCTTTCTTCTTCAGAAACGATATAGTAGTAGATGCCGCCAATCATGTCGCCTTTGCCTTTTACCTGGTATTGCTCCATGGAGTTGCGTGCATCTTTATAATTCTCCTGAATGCTCCACATTTCGTCCATGTCCATGTTTGTTTTTACGTTGTTTTCGACAACTTTGAACATTTCGCCGAACTTCGTGATGGAAGAGATGTTGGCTCCTTTAGAGATAACGGCTTGAAGGACTTGACGCTGGCGTTCCTGGCGTTTGAAGTCGCTGTCCTGTTTTCTCATTCTTGAATAGGCGAGTGCCTGTTTACCGTCTAATTGAATGTTGCCTTCATTAAATGTGTAGCCGCCGTAGCTGAAGGCTTTTGAGTTGTTTACTTCGATGCCGCCAACTGCATTGACAACGTCCTGAAAGCTTTCCATGTTTACTTTTACGAAGTAGTCAACAGGCACGTCAAGGAAGTTCTCAACTGTATTGATCGTCATTTCTGTTCCGCCGAATGCA
Proteins encoded in this region:
- a CDS encoding glycosyl hydrolase family 28-related protein, with product MKRRNFLISFLIGIVAFLFGYTIKNEGENLVWERISLKKLMDDEEKPEKSVNQEIEHLKSFAVNVLDHGAVGDGKSDDTLAIRAAWSFALTTRRKLYIPGNDYRITDTLTNEPISIVGAGVGFTRLIFDNMKGKDGIVFTSPSHVGTMGEVANLSIIVKGEHGRFAIKTADDSANYTKYRTKYSFHDLEFRGGKIQDVPSGFVYDYGWECYLEIGDSWGVYIDRIDVIGTYNIGEDPSSQPNQTFLKLDAKSNILTARINAVTTHGVKIGIEIGEKCFFMIDQCDIAHSYKGIITTGEAIYSEGRITDTLVNSQYIGIHLKTRSWTSISNVAISRHKKGYDHGLDWYGIYMNDVNKSWLTNIRSQADSSFTKFSGKHYGFYFKNCDGIVANGLIPGGGLDYPIFNNNTSGATFNGTNFQISRGIAAFSFINNSRYIQIGTFENHTDVPDYFADHSINKATIEAYQKVSIP
- a CDS encoding tetratricopeptide repeat protein, which codes for METLVREIERDYYKFFPHKGSSQLLLIFSSVNIEPRKFVFYKNTIDLPVHKLYLNDSNNGWFQSGVEGLGDSIDKTVDSILKLKEKLGVSEILTLGSSMGAYAALLYGAKLNARALCFGAEVVLGLPGSRANIYMPKGSPIYYNDIRNLIKETKIKVTLYAGEADQNDITAAKHLYGLPNVNCITIRGIAHKTPLFLEKKFGIKEVINRFILNDPIINFMERGNLCESGNAVELLKEATDTVSNKQWQEAKKQLREVLSLCPLSDVALHKLGIVLYQLKDFEGAAKCQSDAVEISPHYANAHHQLGICLRKLGKYTDSYKAHKNAYEVSPDMAGAYHHAGLSLEKLKKFNEAEHEFRKAVKLDSRNVNYTKKLVGILRENAVRRIKESEELLMNLINK
- a CDS encoding LytR family transcriptional regulator, whose translation is MRERKHKKRKWLWIVLSIIGLLVLSTGGYALYLYNTATKTVANIQENIGREHSEKRPQPVAFKEKEPISVLILGVDERDEDRGRSDSLILLTVNPNKKSTNMISIPRDTRTEIVGKGIEDKINHAYAFGGTEMTINTVENFLDVPVDYFVKVNMESFQDVVNAVGGIEVNNSKAFSYGGYTFNEGNIQLDGKQALAYSRMRKQDSDFKRQERQRQVLQAVISKGANISSITKFGEMFKVVENNVKTNMDMDEMWSIQENYKDARNSMEQYQVKGKGDMIGGIYYYIVSEEERTGLSNQLKEHLELEPSTASN
- a CDS encoding tetratricopeptide repeat protein, giving the protein MEKSQIENEGLYYKISRYEGATQLAIVFSTVGVKPGYFTFFKTMESLPVHKIYLTDPNSEWFQSGILGLGSTIEETIERIKSVQEELGVTEIMTIGSSMGAFGAILFGALLNCRVLAFGARIELGIPGSQSYTLMNKGFQFKYKDLRPVVKESNCQILLYQGEADKNDILAAKQLYGYDNVECVTIRGVAHGTPVFLNNKFGITEVIRRFINKDPILEFKERGNLCECDNAVELLLDALDEISNKNWTKAFGLLNSVQKMCPESDVVYHKLGIINYQFKEFEAAAKNQSLAIQISPHFANAHHQLGICQRKLGQYEESYQSHKNAYEIDPKLPSAHYHAGLSLEKLKRFDEAENEYREAINISQNNVNFKKKLIEILHVNVTRKLIESEELMLSLLPK
- a CDS encoding SGNH/GDSL hydrolase family protein, with product MQRKLTLSLIVALVALIISLPTSLFYISNQKQQINELEEQVKKNNTNILLIGSSVTKGVGASTPEKSWPGLLYTFISKENPDINFINLGVNGYTTQNIISNSLKITENFNSQNLTPNVIIFEISSINDFNNLSYKESEKNIETILNRLNKQFPKAKIYTMPPNNVTIYENKLNKDGLSYSQYISKLEKFIESKNYTFLNYWDTYEKEAAKHQLSLEETLNKDGMHPNNKGYTIWFNSIKNEFRYLQSF